In the genome of Paenibacillus pabuli, one region contains:
- a CDS encoding efflux RND transporter permease subunit, whose protein sequence is MKGIINFSLNNKFAIWILTIIVSFAGLYSGLTMKQETIPNINVPFLSITAIDPGAAPEGIVEDVTKPLEQTLRNVEGIKTLTSTSMENASSITLEFDYGTDLDNATAAVREALNEVQLPDGVQKPTISKFSINSFPVVSLSLSDKDGGDLEQLTRLVETDIQPALEDIDGVAQVQVSGQFVKEVQLKFDQKKMTELGLTEDTVNGIVQGSSVRVPLGLFELDKAQKAVVVDGNIIDLDDLKNLAIPVVPSGAGTGSGSATAPQGAGAQAGGAAQGAAPGSAQGADQAAGQAAGGNANVGSTSGASNAPGIPTVKLSEIAKIEVIGQAESISRTDGKESIGISIVKSNDANTVDVVKAVKDKAEELQTQFKNAELTVLLDQGKPIQDSVNTMLFKAMFGALFAILIILLFLRDIRSTIISIVSIPLSLLIALTALNMMDITLNMMTLGAMTVAIGRVVDDSIVVIENIYRRLSLKGEKLKGRDLIREATREMFIPILSSTIVTIAVFLPLALVSGMVGELFMPFALTMVFALLASLIVAITIVPMLAHTLFRKGLKNKKNHDEKPGKMAESYKRLLNWTLSHKLITVGAAVLLLVGSLFLYPFIGASFLPEQQDKYVTITYSPETGALREDVEKEALVAEKWLLTQPGLEKMQYSIGGSNPLSSMGGGSSNSALFYIEYNEDTKDFTKVKEQLVEGLKKEVTVGTWNELDMSGGLGGSSLSLSIYGDSVDQIKPVSDEILKLVEADTESFEKADTTLSDTYGQYTLVADQEKLSSLGLTAGQLAMTLSPARERPVLTEVDIDNKTYKVYVETDKKTFTSIADIENEKVTSPLGIEIPIKDVAKVEEGTSPNSIMRIDGKVVVQVSANILASDVQKASSNLQANIDKLDLPDGVEVKFGGTTEQINDTFTQLGLAMLAAIAIVYFVLVVTFGGGLAPFAILFSLPFTVIGIMVGLFVAGGTLDVSAMMGGLMLIGIVVTNAIVLIDRVIHKEKEGMPTREALLEAGATRLRPILMTALATIGALLPLVTGLEESAGIISKGLGITVIGGLISSTLLTLVIVPIVYEFLMKFKKKRIED, encoded by the coding sequence ATGAAAGGAATCATTAATTTTTCACTGAACAACAAGTTTGCGATTTGGATTCTGACCATTATCGTTTCCTTCGCCGGTTTGTACAGCGGACTAACGATGAAGCAAGAAACCATTCCAAACATCAATGTGCCATTTTTGAGTATTACGGCCATTGATCCAGGAGCAGCTCCAGAGGGTATTGTGGAGGATGTCACCAAACCACTCGAACAGACCCTAAGAAATGTAGAGGGAATTAAGACGCTCACCTCCACTTCCATGGAGAATGCCTCTTCCATCACCCTCGAATTCGATTATGGTACTGATCTGGACAACGCTACAGCAGCGGTACGTGAAGCACTGAATGAGGTACAGCTGCCAGATGGTGTGCAAAAACCAACCATCTCCAAATTCAGCATCAACTCCTTCCCAGTTGTCTCGCTCAGCTTGTCTGACAAGGACGGCGGCGATCTGGAACAGTTGACTCGACTGGTTGAAACGGATATCCAGCCTGCACTCGAAGATATTGACGGTGTAGCTCAAGTCCAAGTTTCCGGCCAATTTGTTAAGGAAGTTCAACTGAAGTTTGACCAGAAAAAAATGACGGAACTCGGTTTGACTGAAGATACGGTTAACGGCATCGTTCAAGGATCTTCTGTCCGTGTACCACTCGGACTGTTCGAACTGGACAAAGCACAGAAAGCTGTTGTTGTTGACGGCAATATCATCGATCTGGATGATTTGAAAAATCTCGCCATTCCGGTTGTACCAAGCGGTGCAGGTACAGGCAGCGGCTCGGCTACAGCACCACAAGGGGCCGGCGCGCAAGCTGGCGGAGCAGCTCAAGGTGCAGCACCAGGCTCTGCACAAGGTGCTGACCAGGCTGCAGGACAAGCCGCTGGCGGAAATGCCAATGTCGGCAGCACTTCAGGTGCCTCTAACGCACCTGGAATTCCAACCGTTAAATTAAGCGAGATTGCCAAAATTGAAGTCATTGGTCAGGCGGAATCCATTTCCCGGACAGACGGTAAGGAGTCTATCGGGATCTCCATCGTCAAATCCAATGATGCTAACACGGTAGATGTCGTTAAGGCAGTTAAAGACAAAGCGGAAGAGCTGCAGACGCAGTTCAAAAACGCTGAGTTGACTGTTTTGCTCGACCAAGGTAAACCTATCCAGGACTCGGTAAACACGATGTTGTTCAAAGCGATGTTTGGTGCTTTGTTCGCCATTCTGATCATTCTGTTGTTCCTGCGTGATATTCGCTCGACCATTATTTCCATTGTCTCCATCCCGCTCTCCTTGCTCATTGCATTGACTGCACTGAATATGATGGACATTACGCTGAACATGATGACCTTGGGTGCCATGACGGTTGCGATCGGACGGGTTGTCGATGACTCCATCGTTGTTATCGAGAATATCTATCGCAGACTGTCACTCAAGGGAGAAAAACTCAAAGGCCGTGATTTGATTCGGGAAGCTACCCGGGAAATGTTCATTCCGATCCTCTCTTCTACTATCGTAACCATTGCGGTATTCCTGCCGCTGGCACTCGTAAGTGGTATGGTCGGTGAGCTGTTCATGCCATTTGCCTTGACTATGGTCTTTGCTTTGCTGGCGTCCCTGATTGTGGCCATTACGATTGTACCCATGCTGGCACACACACTGTTCCGCAAAGGTCTGAAGAACAAGAAGAATCATGATGAAAAACCAGGTAAGATGGCTGAAAGTTACAAACGACTCTTGAACTGGACATTGTCACACAAACTGATCACCGTTGGCGCTGCTGTATTGCTGCTCGTCGGCAGTTTGTTCCTGTATCCGTTCATCGGTGCAAGTTTCTTGCCGGAACAACAGGATAAATATGTGACTATTACGTACAGCCCGGAGACTGGAGCTTTGCGTGAGGATGTTGAAAAAGAGGCACTTGTAGCCGAGAAGTGGTTGCTGACGCAGCCTGGTCTGGAGAAAATGCAGTATTCCATCGGCGGCAGCAATCCGCTGAGCAGCATGGGTGGAGGCAGCTCCAACTCTGCACTCTTTTATATCGAATATAACGAAGACACGAAAGATTTCACCAAAGTGAAAGAACAGCTTGTGGAAGGTCTGAAGAAAGAAGTTACTGTAGGAACCTGGAATGAGCTTGACATGTCCGGGGGTCTGGGAGGCAGCAGCTTGAGCCTTTCCATCTATGGTGACAGTGTAGATCAGATTAAACCTGTATCAGATGAAATTCTGAAACTGGTTGAAGCAGATACTGAATCTTTTGAAAAAGCGGACACTACACTCTCCGATACCTACGGGCAATACACGCTTGTCGCGGATCAGGAAAAACTGAGCTCGCTGGGTCTGACTGCTGGCCAATTGGCCATGACGCTCAGCCCTGCACGTGAACGTCCGGTGCTCACGGAAGTGGATATCGACAACAAAACGTATAAAGTCTATGTAGAAACTGACAAAAAGACATTTACCAGCATTGCTGATATTGAAAACGAAAAAGTGACCTCACCACTCGGCATCGAAATACCAATCAAAGATGTCGCAAAAGTGGAAGAAGGCACTTCACCGAACTCCATCATGCGTATCGATGGCAAAGTCGTTGTGCAGGTATCAGCCAACATTCTGGCTTCCGATGTACAAAAAGCTTCATCAAACTTGCAGGCGAACATTGACAAACTGGATCTGCCCGATGGTGTTGAAGTGAAGTTTGGCGGTACCACCGAACAGATTAATGATACGTTTACCCAACTTGGTCTGGCCATGCTGGCAGCCATTGCGATTGTGTACTTTGTACTTGTCGTGACGTTCGGCGGCGGACTGGCGCCGTTTGCCATCCTGTTCTCCCTGCCGTTTACCGTCATTGGTATTATGGTCGGCCTGTTCGTGGCTGGTGGTACGCTTGATGTATCTGCCATGATGGGTGGACTGATGCTGATCGGGATCGTGGTCACCAATGCCATCGTCCTGATCGACCGGGTTATTCACAAGGAAAAAGAGGGAATGCCTACTCGTGAAGCCTTGCTGGAAGCCGGAGCAACGCGTCTGCGTCCAATTCTGATGACTGCACTGGCTACCATCGGTGCCTTGCTGCCACTGGTGACAGGACTGGAAGAAAGTGCAGGGATCATCTCGAAAGGTCTCGGAATTACCGTAATCGGCGGTCTGATCAGCTCCACGCTGCTGACGCTGGTTATCGTACC
- a CDS encoding S-layer homology domain-containing protein, whose product MFFRKTTRKVGIFILATSMLSLFGGVAHGQKTLLDIEGHWAEHTLSKWLSEGLIRGYSDQTLKPNNLITRGEFMALVNRQFDFNEVEEIHFTDLLSSNWSYLEVQKAIKAGYIQGYKDQTIRTSKPISRQEAAIILAGLLKLPSNEKATLAFKDSSEFVYWSKGAIGALFSKNIITGYTDGTFKPVSPITRAEAVVMLDKVITLIQEKEKEKEKEKEKEKEEEKENESKDNGNNPSASVPTASSGSPVTSNGSDSPSTTTGVRTSTIITTQGVKAVQGISQVATLTVTSGANAPGSLRATFMDGVNPVTVYVELDGTEMDSEVASKVARAFDNTLLGWNVDVEDASIYFTAVDPAVNNDQVKVTVESIMTGVVSSGSVITVPGSIHNNVGTAQIATLEIENGATAPGSYYVYFTDGGVSVRKDFYMMGTETATEVASQIAAAFGTSVAGWSTEADGVKVHFTSQVPGTHNESVRIYALEASGVGAPSSTLTVPGDPNTNTSQVITLSLPNSETGDGPIGVKFTDGISSWTAYVSMMGSPETGSELADKIAAAFGSTIPDWMVSSRGREVIFTAKLPAENNMKAMARLSGLNTGIGMPDSTLTAVGKAPLPGTAQVTTLTIENGATAPGSYYVYFTDGGVSVRKDFYMMGTETATEVASQIAAAFGTSVAGWSTEADGVKVHFTSQVPGTHNESVRIYALEASGVGAPSSTLTVPGDPNTNTSQVITLSLPNSETGDGPIGVKFTDGISSWTAYVSMMGSPETGSELADKIAAAFGSSIPDWIVSSRNSEVIFTAQFPAKNNIRAMARLSGLNTGIGMPDSTVTTVGAAHPAGDAQVATLVIDSGATAAGTITAKFTDGNIIILQDVKLLGTETAAEVAMKIAMAFNNSLADWDVRSNDRNVIFTARVPSENNPNLSVVIEEETVGIGVVSSSITTPGTEMYAGVKQAITLKIDAAPIKPGIIRVLFQDGTNDASKRVRLSGTETLDELADKICSAFGNSMVGWNVTKVNHNVIFTANTPEDNKPNVSVVVYQE is encoded by the coding sequence ATGTTTTTTAGAAAAACGACTCGAAAAGTAGGCATATTCATTTTAGCTACGAGTATGCTATCCCTATTTGGTGGGGTTGCACATGGTCAGAAAACCCTTTTAGATATTGAAGGACATTGGGCTGAACATACCCTTAGTAAATGGCTTTCAGAAGGATTGATTAGAGGTTATTCTGACCAAACACTCAAGCCAAACAATTTGATTACGCGTGGGGAATTTATGGCATTGGTTAATCGCCAGTTTGATTTTAATGAGGTAGAAGAAATACATTTCACTGACTTGTTGTCTTCAAATTGGAGCTATCTAGAAGTACAAAAGGCTATAAAAGCAGGCTACATACAAGGTTATAAAGATCAAACTATACGTACTTCCAAACCGATAAGTCGTCAAGAAGCTGCAATTATTCTAGCAGGCTTACTAAAATTACCGAGTAATGAAAAAGCAACTTTAGCATTTAAGGATTCCTCAGAATTTGTATATTGGAGTAAGGGTGCCATAGGTGCTTTATTCTCAAAAAATATCATTACCGGTTATACAGATGGTACATTCAAACCGGTATCCCCAATTACGCGAGCTGAAGCTGTTGTGATGTTAGATAAAGTGATAACCTTGATTCAAGAAAAAGAAAAAGAAAAAGAAAAAGAAAAAGAAAAAGAAAAAGAAGAAGAAAAAGAAAATGAAAGTAAAGATAACGGAAATAATCCTTCAGCATCTGTACCTACTGCGAGCTCGGGTTCACCCGTTACATCTAATGGCTCTGATTCACCTTCGACTACTACAGGAGTGAGGACATCCACAATAATTACCACCCAAGGCGTCAAAGCCGTCCAAGGTATATCTCAAGTGGCCACTCTCACAGTAACAAGCGGTGCGAATGCGCCAGGTTCATTGCGTGCAACGTTTATGGATGGAGTCAATCCAGTGACCGTTTATGTAGAACTTGATGGAACTGAAATGGATTCTGAGGTAGCTTCTAAAGTAGCCAGAGCGTTTGATAATACTTTATTAGGATGGAATGTGGATGTTGAGGATGCAAGCATTTATTTCACAGCAGTAGATCCAGCCGTTAACAACGATCAGGTTAAAGTCACTGTTGAAAGCATAATGACGGGTGTGGTCTCGAGTGGCAGTGTCATTACTGTTCCAGGTAGTATTCATAACAATGTAGGTACGGCTCAAATAGCAACGTTAGAGATAGAGAACGGTGCGACTGCTCCGGGTTCATATTATGTCTATTTTACAGATGGAGGAGTGTCTGTCCGAAAAGATTTCTACATGATGGGAACAGAAACAGCTACTGAAGTAGCTTCCCAAATAGCAGCAGCATTTGGAACGTCCGTAGCGGGATGGAGTACAGAAGCTGATGGGGTCAAGGTACATTTCACATCGCAAGTGCCAGGTACTCATAATGAAAGTGTTCGGATATATGCACTTGAAGCATCAGGTGTTGGGGCACCCTCGAGTACACTTACGGTCCCAGGAGACCCTAATACCAACACGTCTCAAGTGATTACGCTGAGTCTTCCCAATTCAGAGACTGGTGATGGGCCGATAGGGGTTAAATTCACGGATGGAATCTCCTCATGGACAGCCTATGTGTCTATGATGGGGAGCCCTGAAACAGGGAGTGAACTGGCTGACAAGATAGCAGCAGCATTCGGGAGCACGATTCCTGATTGGATGGTTTCTTCAAGGGGCAGAGAAGTGATTTTCACAGCAAAGCTTCCGGCGGAGAATAACATGAAGGCCATGGCGAGACTTTCAGGATTAAACACAGGAATTGGCATGCCAGATAGTACATTAACAGCAGTAGGAAAAGCACCACTTCCAGGTACTGCACAAGTAACAACACTGACGATAGAGAACGGTGCGACTGCTCCAGGTTCATATTATGTCTATTTTACAGATGGAGGAGTGTCTGTCCGAAAAGATTTCTACATGATGGGAACAGAAACAGCTACTGAAGTAGCTTCCCAAATAGCAGCAGCATTTGGAACGTCCGTAGCGGGATGGAGTACAGAAGCTGATGGGGTCAAGGTACATTTCACATCGCAAGTGCCAGGTACTCATAATGAAAGTGTTCGGATATATGCACTTGAAGCATCAGGTGTTGGGGCACCCTCGAGTACACTTACGGTCCCAGGAGACCCTAATACCAACACGTCTCAAGTGATTACGCTGAGTCTTCCCAATTCAGAGACTGGTGATGGGCCGATAGGGGTTAAATTCACGGATGGAATCTCCTCATGGACAGCCTATGTGTCTATGATGGGGAGCCCTGAAACAGGAAGTGAACTGGCTGACAAGATAGCAGCAGCATTTGGAAGTTCAATTCCTGATTGGATCGTATCTTCAAGAAATTCAGAAGTTATTTTCACAGCCCAGTTTCCGGCGAAGAATAACATAAGAGCTATGGCGAGACTTTCAGGATTAAACACAGGAATCGGCATGCCAGATAGTACAGTTACGACTGTAGGAGCTGCGCACCCTGCTGGCGATGCACAAGTGGCCACTTTAGTTATAGATTCAGGGGCAACAGCTGCTGGAACCATTACTGCTAAATTTACAGACGGCAACATTATTATTCTCCAAGATGTTAAATTGCTGGGTACAGAGACTGCTGCTGAAGTGGCAATGAAAATAGCGATGGCATTTAATAATTCTTTAGCTGATTGGGACGTCAGGTCAAATGATAGAAATGTTATATTTACAGCCCGAGTACCTTCAGAGAATAACCCTAATCTATCCGTGGTAATAGAGGAGGAAACAGTAGGGATTGGAGTTGTATCCAGCTCGATCACCACACCGGGAACTGAGATGTATGCGGGCGTGAAGCAAGCTATAACTTTAAAAATTGATGCTGCTCCTATTAAGCCAGGGATCATTAGAGTCTTATTTCAGGACGGTACAAATGATGCTTCCAAACGTGTAAGATTATCAGGAACGGAGACATTAGATGAATTGGCTGACAAAATCTGTTCTGCTTTCGGGAATTCAATGGTCGGATGGAATGTCACCAAAGTTAATCATAATGTCATTTTTACAGCAAACACGCCAGAAGATAATAAGCCTAATGTAAGTGTAGTTGTCTATCAGGAGTAA
- a CDS encoding TetR/AcrR family transcriptional regulator produces the protein MNEKKKLIITTALKLFSAKGSAATSMQEIAEICGMSKGSLYLMFKSKEELEASTMEYCIFTLMDEMSQIEHEAGLTSRERLHKQIETLLVHVSELKEFLRVQMRSMMMDEEQHRKERCNPQHKDLEIRTLHWFKNKLEDLYGPEIEPYTIDLILLTHGLFLSYVKIWFTEMPSLTVSKMASNMLQTIDYAARGLLDQRPAPLIPLEHWPAWNSDSDTDSTVMRHPIHIIKQMKDIITSDMPPGQLRNDALETIAILRQEMMEFTPRRAIILGMMRNLDHIPDIQPLHSELQHIMDAMYSRFIQADSSQQ, from the coding sequence ATGAATGAGAAGAAAAAGCTTATTATTACCACAGCACTCAAGCTGTTCTCAGCCAAAGGCAGTGCCGCAACCTCCATGCAGGAGATTGCAGAGATATGCGGCATGTCCAAGGGAAGCCTCTACCTCATGTTCAAATCCAAAGAGGAATTAGAAGCCAGTACGATGGAGTACTGCATATTCACGCTTATGGACGAAATGTCCCAAATTGAACATGAAGCCGGCCTCACTTCAAGAGAACGTCTTCACAAGCAGATTGAAACACTGCTTGTACATGTATCCGAGCTGAAGGAATTTTTACGTGTGCAAATGCGCAGCATGATGATGGACGAAGAGCAGCATCGCAAGGAAAGGTGCAACCCGCAGCACAAGGATCTGGAAATCCGCACCCTGCACTGGTTTAAGAACAAACTGGAAGATCTGTACGGACCAGAGATTGAGCCCTATACCATTGACCTTATTTTGCTCACGCATGGTCTGTTCCTCTCCTACGTCAAAATCTGGTTTACGGAAATGCCTTCCCTTACCGTATCCAAGATGGCAAGCAACATGCTGCAAACGATTGATTATGCAGCTCGCGGATTGTTAGATCAACGACCTGCCCCTTTGATTCCTTTGGAGCATTGGCCCGCATGGAACAGTGATTCAGATACAGATTCTACAGTGATGCGCCATCCCATTCACATCATCAAACAGATGAAGGATATCATCACTTCCGATATGCCTCCAGGGCAATTGCGCAATGACGCGCTGGAGACCATCGCCATTTTGAGACAGGAAATGATGGAATTCACACCGCGGCGTGCCATTATTCTGGGCATGATGCGTAACCTGGACCACATTCCTGACATCCAGCCATTGCACTCCGAGCTTCAGCACATTATGGATGCCATGTATAGCCGGTTCATCCAAGCTGACTCGTCACAACAATAA